The following are encoded in a window of Ignicoccus islandicus DSM 13165 genomic DNA:
- a CDS encoding metallophosphoesterase family protein — MELAELPVDDAARFAEAVNSLKPDELIELLEEAKKLLLKMYEGGVHPVAFTYPDTRYVFHGDLYGSFIQLYDIWERLGKREVFEEWRLVFLGNYVDRGPKQVEALLLPLALKAKRPRDVIILRGNHEAPKGMEPLPHDFPLHLLKRYGKRGEEIYVKAREVFDAMPLALIVDRSVVAFHGGPSTLLIRKGCKSIECVYSDKVNENYLIEEYLWNDPAEMCSWEDEPEDCWSPNPVGKGFLWGPGVTRYFLRETKTKFIVRGNYPADGVKLFHRNKVVSVFTRTGVPFLNRKFGAWSPNFLEQGWDENPTKWKITL; from the coding sequence ATGGAATTAGCGGAACTACCAGTCGACGACGCCGCTCGCTTTGCAGAAGCTGTGAACTCACTAAAACCGGACGAACTTATAGAATTGTTAGAGGAAGCTAAGAAGCTATTGCTAAAAATGTACGAAGGCGGCGTCCATCCGGTAGCTTTCACTTATCCAGACACTCGCTACGTCTTTCACGGCGATTTATACGGTAGCTTCATTCAACTCTACGATATTTGGGAAAGGTTAGGGAAGAGAGAGGTCTTCGAGGAATGGAGATTGGTCTTCCTGGGCAATTACGTCGATAGAGGACCGAAGCAAGTGGAGGCCTTGCTCTTACCCCTAGCTCTTAAAGCAAAGCGACCGCGGGACGTTATTATACTTAGAGGAAATCACGAAGCCCCTAAAGGAATGGAACCTCTTCCACACGATTTCCCGTTGCACTTGCTGAAGAGGTACGGTAAGCGAGGAGAGGAGATCTACGTTAAGGCTAGAGAAGTGTTCGATGCAATGCCCCTAGCGCTAATAGTTGACAGGTCCGTGGTAGCGTTTCACGGAGGTCCTTCAACGCTCTTAATCAGAAAGGGTTGCAAATCGATCGAATGCGTATATAGTGACAAAGTGAACGAGAATTACTTAATTGAAGAATATCTTTGGAACGACCCAGCCGAAATGTGTTCTTGGGAAGACGAACCGGAGGACTGCTGGAGCCCGAATCCGGTCGGCAAGGGCTTCTTGTGGGGCCCGGGAGTTACTAGATACTTCCTAAGAGAAACGAAAACGAAGTTTATAGTAAGAGGCAACTACCCTGCCGATGGGGTGAAACTATTTCATCGGAATAAAGTCGTATCGGTATTTACTCGCACGGGGGTCCCATTCTTGAATCGTAAGTTTGGTGCTTGGAGCCCTAATTTCCTCGAACAAGGGTGGGATGAAAATCCTACGAAGTGGAAGATTACATTATAA
- the lysW/argW gene encoding alpha-aminoadipate/glutamate carrier protein LysW: protein MPIKAKCPVCGAEIELPDDVMDGEIVECESCGAQLEVKREGDKVELKVAEETAEDWGE from the coding sequence ATGCCAATAAAAGCGAAATGTCCCGTCTGCGGTGCTGAGATAGAACTCCCAGACGACGTCATGGATGGAGAAATAGTTGAGTGTGAATCTTGTGGAGCGCAACTAGAAGTGAAGAGAGAAGGCGACAAAGTAGAACTTAAGGTCGCGGAAGAGACAGCTGAGGATTGGGGCGAGTGA
- the lysX gene encoding lysine biosynthesis protein LysX, with the protein MSWFQFVVKVYYDMPRVEEKRLMKALEDEGFEVKPFNVTREPLPIGGVEDHIALIRAVSMFRSLYTAAVLEANGITPINSSFTIIYSGDKILTYSVLAANSIPIPKTVISLNGDSTIKAYLQIGFPLVDKPPIGSWGRLVSLIRDWHEANIVIEHRSMMNNPQMKAHIVQEYVEMPEHRDIRCFVVGGNCLGCIYRIPKEGEWRSNVALGADVVKLDESTEACELAVKAAEALKGEVVSIDLFERKDGLVVNEVNGVPEFKGFMRATGIDVAKEVAKYVKEKLKK; encoded by the coding sequence GTGAGTTGGTTCCAGTTCGTTGTTAAGGTCTATTATGATATGCCGAGAGTAGAGGAAAAGAGGTTAATGAAGGCTCTAGAAGACGAAGGCTTCGAGGTAAAGCCCTTCAACGTAACTAGGGAACCCTTACCAATAGGGGGGGTTGAGGACCACATAGCACTAATAAGAGCCGTCAGTATGTTCAGGTCCTTATATACTGCCGCAGTCCTAGAAGCGAATGGAATAACTCCTATCAATAGTTCCTTCACTATTATATATTCTGGGGACAAGATCCTAACGTACTCGGTTCTGGCGGCGAATTCCATACCAATACCCAAGACCGTTATATCCTTAAATGGAGATTCAACAATCAAAGCGTACTTACAGATAGGCTTTCCACTTGTAGACAAGCCTCCAATAGGAAGCTGGGGTCGGCTTGTTAGCCTAATAAGGGATTGGCACGAAGCCAATATAGTTATAGAACATAGAAGCATGATGAACAACCCTCAGATGAAAGCTCACATCGTTCAAGAATACGTTGAAATGCCAGAGCATAGAGATATAAGGTGTTTCGTGGTAGGTGGTAATTGTTTAGGATGTATCTATAGAATACCTAAGGAGGGAGAATGGAGATCTAACGTAGCGCTAGGTGCCGATGTCGTTAAACTAGATGAGAGCACGGAAGCGTGTGAATTAGCAGTTAAGGCGGCCGAAGCCCTCAAAGGCGAAGTCGTCTCCATAGATCTATTTGAAAGAAAGGACGGATTGGTAGTTAATGAAGTAAACGGCGTACCGGAATTCAAGGGATTTATGAGGGCTACGGGTATTGACGTCGCTAAGGAAGTTGCGAAATACGTAAAGGAGAAATTGAAGAAATAG
- a CDS encoding DUF655 domain-containing protein, giving the protein MHRRPHRRHHPHSPLSWLQVVRVLDFMPQGNPLDHHAEHRSRPFAQALDETKLKLIEFGVKEGSSLKIGERVSFRPLDERIIPRVYLIKYEDLSTVAQENLPEVLRNFVKDNEKLFVTFLNVASPITLKFHALELLPHIGKKTLKQILEERERKPFESFEDFEKRTGYKDIVEGIVERILKELQGGEKYYLFVEPPPRSNAVFLNYLEKVRSIARSGSK; this is encoded by the coding sequence TTGCACAGAAGACCTCATAGGAGACATCACCCCCATTCCCCCCTATCTTGGCTTCAAGTGGTTAGAGTACTTGACTTCATGCCTCAAGGTAACCCTTTAGACCATCACGCTGAGCATAGGTCCAGGCCTTTCGCTCAAGCGTTAGATGAAACCAAGTTAAAGTTAATAGAATTTGGTGTAAAGGAAGGCTCGAGTTTAAAGATAGGCGAGAGGGTATCGTTCAGACCGCTGGATGAGAGGATCATTCCGAGAGTATATTTGATAAAGTACGAGGACCTCTCAACAGTAGCTCAAGAGAACCTTCCCGAGGTGCTTCGGAACTTCGTGAAGGATAACGAGAAGCTCTTCGTTACGTTCTTGAACGTTGCAAGCCCGATAACCCTTAAGTTCCATGCATTAGAACTACTCCCTCATATAGGAAAGAAGACTCTCAAGCAAATACTTGAGGAAAGGGAAAGGAAGCCCTTTGAGAGTTTCGAGGACTTCGAGAAGAGGACGGGATATAAGGACATAGTTGAAGGCATTGTTGAAAGAATACTCAAAGAACTCCAAGGTGGTGAGAAATACTACCTGTTCGTCGAGCCTCCGCCTAGAAGCAATGCAGTGTTTCTGAATTACCTCGAAAAGGTGAGATCCATTGCGCGATCTGGTTCTAAGTGA
- the rsmA gene encoding 16S rRNA (adenine(1518)-N(6)/adenine(1519)-N(6))-dimethyltransferase RsmA, whose translation MRDLVLSEIGKLSFRPKKWLGQNFTVDRRIIDYFVSNIERSTEVIEIGTGLGTLTLALAEISKRVITIERDERLCNYLKRKLEKVSNVTLICGDALEYPFNKPWVVGSIPYSISGPLLAKLSTSSTWEKSLLLLQKDFVDRITARPGSKDYGRLSVMVQLCCEIEKGPVWPPNSFWPRPQVLSQHVHLKRLESVPEEFSKFLACLFSQKNKKLRKVARSCGFEWDDDRRVREVEPKEFLRVFERVWKSIDLIGP comes from the coding sequence TTGCGCGATCTGGTTCTAAGTGAAATCGGAAAGCTTTCTTTTAGACCGAAGAAGTGGTTAGGTCAGAACTTCACGGTAGATCGAAGGATAATAGATTACTTCGTTTCCAACATCGAGCGATCTACTGAGGTCATAGAAATAGGTACCGGTTTGGGTACGCTAACGCTAGCTCTAGCGGAGATATCTAAGCGCGTAATTACTATAGAAAGGGACGAGAGGCTTTGTAATTATTTAAAGAGGAAGTTGGAGAAGGTGAGTAACGTAACCTTAATTTGCGGCGATGCTTTGGAATATCCCTTTAATAAACCATGGGTTGTAGGTTCGATACCTTACAGCATAAGCGGACCCTTGCTAGCTAAGCTTTCAACGAGCTCTACGTGGGAGAAATCACTTCTATTACTTCAGAAGGACTTCGTTGATAGGATTACAGCGAGACCCGGTTCCAAAGATTACGGTAGACTAAGTGTGATGGTCCAATTGTGTTGCGAGATTGAAAAAGGTCCCGTGTGGCCCCCTAACTCCTTCTGGCCCCGGCCTCAAGTATTAAGTCAACACGTTCACCTCAAGAGGCTCGAGTCCGTACCAGAAGAGTTCTCCAAATTCCTTGCGTGTTTGTTTTCGCAGAAAAACAAGAAGCTAAGGAAAGTAGCGAGAAGTTGTGGGTTTGAATGGGACGACGATAGGAGAGTTAGAGAAGTGGAACCAAAGGAATTTCTACGCGTCTTTGAGAGAGTTTGGAAGTCAATCGACTTAATTGGGCCCTAA